The region TTCAGGGGGGAATCTGCTAACACGGCAGCAACCTAGCTAAATGTCCTATACTAATATGTACACGTTAAGATTCGATGTTTGTCAGCGGAGAGCGTAAATGAAAAGTTTCACATTAAATAATACTAAGGGTTTCACCCTAATTGAATTAATGATTGTTGTTGCAATCATCGGTATTCTCGCCGCGGTAGCACTACCAGCGTATCGAGATTACACCGGCTCAGCCCACGGCGGGGCTGCCATGAAAGGGCTGGGTGCATTTACGTCAAAAGCGGTGACTTGTGTGCAATCAGGTGTTGCATGCGCCTCAATTGCAAGTGATATCACAACTGTAACAGCCCTCAGTTCAACCGCGACATTTGCTGAAGGCGTAGGTGGTAGCATTACCTTTGATGAAGGTAGCTGCGCGGTTACAGCTGCAATACTGGCTACTGGTGCTGTATCCTTCACCGCTGCGACTTCTGGATCTGGTGCGACTACAGTTCAATGTCAAGATGGTGCAGGTATATAAATCAAATGATTTACTTAGAAAAATATAGCTGGGATTATTCCAGCTATATTATTTAGGTGCGAAGATTAAATAAAATGCTAAAACGGGATGTATTAAATGCCGACAGCAGGACTTCATTTAGGTCTATCCACATTTTTTATTCGTCAAAATCTACTAACAGAAGAGCAGATAGCATCAGCTATCGCTAAATCTAATCAAGGGAAGCAACCTCTAGTCTCTGCCATCATTTCAGAAAAACTTCTCTCAGCCCGTGAAATTGCCGAACTCTGCTATGAGGAATACGGCACGCCACTTTTAGATTTAGATGAATTTGATATTGCCAGTATTCCTGAAGATTTTCTCAACAAAAAATTGATCGAGAAACATAAATGCTTACCTTTATTTAAACGCGGCCCTCGACTTTACATTGGCACCTCTGATCCCACCAATATTACTGCCTTAGAAGACTTTCAGTTCAGTGCAGGTATGCATGCTGAAGCCATTTTAGTCGAAGATGATAAGCTGACACATGCATTAGAAAAGGTGCTAGAAGAAGATATTTCAGCACTCGATTTAGAAGGTATAGATGAAAATGCTTTAGCAGGGATCGAGGTCGAGGACACTAGCAAACGAGATGATAATCAAGCCGGTGAAGGCAGTGATGATGCGCCTATAGTGATCTATATTAATAAAATTCTGACCGATGCAATCCGTAAAGGTGCGTCAGATCTTCATTTTGAACCTTATGAGAAGCGCTATCGCATACGTTTTCGGGTCGATGGTATCTTACACGAGGTATCTGAGCCTCCAATTAACTTATCAGGACGGATCTCAGCGCGATTAAAAGTCATGTCTAAACTAGATATCGCCGAGCGCCGAGTCCCTCAAGACGGCCGCATCAAGATGAAACTCTCACGGACTAAATCTATCGATTTTCGTGTTAGTACTTTACCCACTATTTGGGGTGAAAAAATAGTGATGCGTATTCTCGACTCCTCATCTGCTCAATTGGGGATCGAAAAACTAGGCTACGAAGATGAACAACGTAAGCTCTACGAGGAAATGCTCGCCAAACCCCAAGGCATGATACTCGTGACGGGCCCCACGGGGTCAGGTAAAACCGTGTCCTTGTATACTGGGCTCAATATTCTCAATACCGAAGAACGTAATATATCCACAGCAGAAGATCCGGTAGAAATAAACCTAGAAGGTGTCAATCAAGTTCACATCAACCTGAAAGCAGGACTGACATTCCCTGCTGCACTGAGATCTTTTTTACGCCAAGATCCTGATGTGGTCATGGTGGGTGAAATTAGAGATTTAGAAACCGCTGAAATCGCCATTAAAGCGGCTCAAACAGGCCATTTAGTCTTATCAACCCTACATACAAATTCAGCTGCAGAAACACTCACTCGTCTTATTAACATGGGAGTACCCGGATATAACATTGCCAGCTCGGTAAACCTCATCATTGCCCAACGGCTCGCACGCCGCCTCTGCCCTGAGTGCAAACAAACAGAAGATGTCCCCAAACATGAATTAACAAAGCTCGGATTTTCTCAAGTTAATATTGATGAAGGGATCACCACCTATAAACCTATGGGGTGTGAGTTATGCTCTGGTGGTTATAAAGGACGCGTCGGTATCTATGAAGTCATGAAAATGTCGGATGAAATAGCCAGAACGATTATGGAAGGAGGCAACTCTTTACAAATAGCCACCCAAGCAAAAGAACAAGGGATGAAAGATCTGCGCAGCTCTGGTTTACTAAAAGTTATCCAAGGTGTCACTAGCATTGCTGAGATCAACCGTGTCACCAGTTTTGAGACATAATTCTAATCGAGCTTCCTCTAAACAGAAGCAACAAAGGAAAATAGCATGGCCACGGTAATAGCGACTAAGAAGTCAAAAAAAATAAAATCAGCTGTTAAAGCCCAACCTAAAATTTATACCTTCGAATGGAAAGGACTCAACCGTGATGGCAAGAAAACCTCTGGAGAACTTCGAGGAGAAAATGCTGCGGTAATAAAAAATCAATTAAAATCTCAAGGAGTCAGCCCTAAGTCTGTTAAGAAAAAAGCCGTCTCATTACTCAAATTCGGCGAACCTAAAGTCACAGCAATGGACATTGCTATGGTTACCCGACAAATCGCAACCATGCTCCAAGCAGGTGTGCCATTGGTGACCACGATAGAAATGTTAGGCCGAGGCCATGAGAAAAATAAAATGCGGGAGTTATTAGGTACCATTTTAAGTGAAGTTGAATCAGGCATTCCACTCTCAAATGCACTGCGATCCCATAGACAATTCTTCGATGATCTCTATGTAGATTTGGTGGCTGCAGGTGAGCATTCTGGTTCTCTCGACGCTGTCTTTGAACGTGTCGCAATGTATAAAGAAAAAGCAGAAGCACTCAAATCTAAAATTAAAAAAGCCATGTTTTATCCAGCTGCTGTGGTGATTGTTGCCGTGGGTGTGACGACGTTATTATTACTTTTTGTTGTTCCTCAATTTCAGGATATATTCGCAGGTTTTGGAGCAGAGCTACCTGCATTTACACAGCTTGTTATTAATATTTCCGAAGGCTTACAATCATCTTGGTATATTTTTGCTGTTGCTATTATTATTAGCGTCTTTCTCTTTCGGCGCGCTCACCTTCACTCTCAATCCTTTAGAGATAGAGTCGATGCATTTGTCCTAAAAATACCCGCAATTGGCCCAATCCTTCATAAAGCTGCCATGGCTAGATTTGCCAGAACGCTAGCGACCACTTTTGCAGCAGGGGTACCTCTTATTGATGGATTAGAGTCATCGGCTGGGGCTTCTGGTAACGCTATCTATAGAAACGCACTACTGAAAGTTAAATCAGAAGTGACCTCTGGCATGCAGATGAACGTCGCGATGAGAACAACTGGCCTCTTCCCCGATATGCTAATCCAGATGGTGATGATAGGTGAGGAGTCTGGCTCTCTCGATAATATGCTGAATAAAGTCGCTAACATTTATGAAATGCAGGTCGATGATGCCGTCGACGGTCTATCGAGTCTAATAGAACCCATAATGATGGTGGTCATTGGCACCTTAGTCGGTGGATTAATTGTCGCCATGTATCTGCCTATCTTCCAAATGGGTAAGATCATCAGTTAGAATACTGATTCAGTCATATCAATGAAGAAACTAGGAAGTCATGTCGGAATTTATCTCAACTATGAGCCATAACATGTGGCTATTTGCCATTATCAGCTTTATCTTTGCAGCCATTATTGGCAGCTTTCTCAATGTTGTGATCCATCGTTTACCCGTCATGATGAAACGAGAATGGCAACAAGAGTGCAATCACTATTTAGATGAATACCATAAAGATATTATTAGTCCAATTATGCCAAAACTAGAGCAAGCAATAGACGGTTATCCAGAAAAGTATAACATCGTCATTCCATACTCTAGCTGCCCTACATGTCACACTCACATTAAACCTTGGCATAATATCCCTATATTAGGTTGGCTCATTCTCAAAGGAAAATGCGCCGCATGTCACACCCATATTTCAGCACGATATCCCATCATTGAATTATTGTCTGGACTTGTGATTTCCTTTCTTGCACTCCATTTCGGTCCAACCATTGAATTCGCTTTATCAGCAACGTTGACATTTGGCTTAATTATACTGACTGGTATCGATCTTGATGAAATGCTCCTTCCTGATCAAATCACTCTCCCGTTACTCTGGCTTGGATTAATCATCAACGTAAATCATGTATTTTCAAGTCCAATGGATGCTGTTATTGGCGCAGCCGCAGGCTATATCAGTCTATGGAGCGTATTTTGGGCCTTTAAATTATTAACAGGTAAAGAAGGAATGGGACATGGCGATTTTAAACTTTTAGCCGTTTTTGGTGCTTGGCTTGGCTGGCAAATATTACCCATTATCGTATTACTGTCATCATTGGTCGGTGCTATTGTGGGCATTGGGCTAATTTTAACAAAAAAAATAACCCGTTCAAACCCCATTCCTTTTGGCCCTTATCTAGCAGTAGCAGGTTGGGTAGCCATGATATGGGGCACCAGTATCAATACTTGGTACCTCTCAATGTTTTAGCATACTATCACTAACTTTCCGGTTAATAGGTAAACGAAATATGGCAAATATAATAGTCGGATTAACTGGTGGAATTGGCAGTGGGAAAACAACGGTTGCAAATATATTCGCCGAGTTAGACATTGATCTCGTCGATGCTGATATTGTCGCACGTGAAGTTGTCGCTGTTGGCACTGAAGGTTTAGCGCGTATCGCTGAACACTTCGGAGACGAGATCCTAAACCCAGACGCAAGCTTAAACAGAGCTAAGTTAAGAGAACGTATTTTTTCAGAACCTGAAAATTTAAAGTGGTTAAATGCATTATTACATCCGATAATAAGAACTGAGATGTGCAGACAACTCGATAGCACCCATTCACCTTATAGTATTTTAATCGCTCCCTTGCTATTTGAGAATGGATTAGATAAGTTAGTGAGCAGAACAGTTTTGGTTGATATTTCACCAGAGCAACAACGAAATAGAACTGTATTGAGGGATTCTGTACCTGCACACCAAGTACAAAGTATTATTGACAGCCAAGCTTCAAGGAAAGATAAATTATCAAAAGCTGATGACATTATCGATAATAATGGAGATGAGTCAGCACTGAGAAGCAAAGTAATGGCATTGCATAATCACTATTTAACATTGTCCTAATTAACGCTTAATTGATATCATGACAGAACTGATTTATGAGCAACCTCTAAATGAGAAAACCAGAAACTTTCTTCGTTTAGACTATTTATCTCAGCAGCTACAAACCAATGTGGAACAGGATCATCAACACAGATGTTTCTATCCACTTTTCTCTCTGTGTGAATTAACTGAACGTTGTGATTATCGCGGTGAAGTTTTACAAGATCTTGAGAAACAGATAGCAATTCTCTTTCACTGGCAAACTCTTCCTCATATAGACAAACAACAAATCGACGCTTATTTAACGCGCCTAATCACAGCCAAAGAACAGCTTCAAGCTTGTGAGCGACCTGGAGCAAAGCTAAAACAGGATCGCTTCTTAACAGCATTAAGACAAAGATTCAATATGCCAGGAGCATGCTGTAATTTCGATCTTCCTCAGCTTCACTATTGGCTAGCCAAACCTTGGCATATACGGCAGCAAGAGTACTTACTCTGGGTCGATGATTTGAACACTCTATTAACTCCGATTAAAATACTACTTGAGTTAACAAGGCAAGCAACTCAATATTATGACACAATTGCTCAAGCAGGCTTTTTTCAAGGCAATAGCAATCAAGCGCTCTCAATGGTCCGTGTCAAAATAGATTCAGGACAAGGTTGCTACCCGACCATTAGTGGCCACAAAAATCGCTTTGCGATACACTTTGTTCAATTTGAACAGCAAAAACATTCAGATCAAACAATCCAATTCCAATTAGCCACCTGCACTTAAAACCAATATTATTAGTCATTCTTCAAACCCCTTGGTGGTACACTGACACTAAAATACCTAATTGAGCTTTCCATGCCTACACACGTAAAGTGCCCAACCTGCCAGAAAGATGTACTCTGGAATACCGAAGCGACATTCAAACCTTTTTGCTCTGAACGCTGTAAACTAATTGATCTTGGGGACTGGGCATCTGAAAAACATGCTATCCCTGTCAAATCTGAATTCGATATTGATGAACTCGATAATCTAGGTTATGACGAAAGTAATTTCTTCAAAGAGGATTAACCCTATGCCCGAATTAGTCAAAAAAAGAGTGCATGTTGCAGTGGGCGTTATTATGAATAACAACCAAGATATTTTACTCGCGAAACGTCCTGATACGCTTCATCAAGGTGGTAAATGGGAGTTTCCTGGCGGCAAAGTAGAGCAAGGTGAAACGGTTACTGAAGCACTTAAAAGAGAACTAAAAGAAGAGGTCAATTTAACGCTAACCTCAAGCACTCCATTTATGGAGATAAGCCACGATTACCCTGATAAACAAGTGTTACTTGATATTCAACTGGTTAATCAGTTCGAAGGGGAAGCCACAGGCTTAGAAAATCAGCAGATCCGCTGGGTGACGAAAGCAGATTTAGTCAATTATGAGTTTCCGGAAGCAAATCACGCGATCCTTGAGAAAATTTTAGTTCATGCATTTTAACATTCAACATTAACACTAAGCTGGCGCTATTTCATCAATGAGCTTTAATCATTAACGAAACATATAGTCCTCTATTTTAATGTCATTAACTACCAGTCATTAACCACTGGTAGTTAATATCATAATTTGATCATCGAATTAAGAACAACAATCTTTACGCCACCAATTTTTCGGAAGCTTTTCAAGTAGCACTTTACCCATCAATATCATCAGCACAACACCTGATGTATATACTATGCTACTGGGTAACAGATTATGCTGCTCACCTATCTGCGGCATCACTTCAAAACCAAATGTGTCGACTAAATAATTCACCAAGACACCCGAAACCAATGCCACCCCCAGTACGCCACCTAAATAACCCAAAAGAGCACGCTTACCCAGCTCCTTAGCCACCACGCCTAAAGTTGCAATATTGGTAGCAGGACCAGCCAGCATAAATACCAATACAGCACCTGGCGATACACCAGCGAGTAATAACCCTGCTGCAATAGGAGTCGATGCAGTCGCGCAGATATACATAGGAATAGAAATCAACACCATCACTAACATGGCTAAGATCCCGTCTCCCCATTTAGCCATGAAATCAGCGGGAACATAAGTCTGCACCAAAGCCGCAAAAAATAAACCGACCAATAACCAAATCGTGGTGTCTCGAACCAAATCTGTAGCAGCATAATGCAAACCTTTACCGATACGGTTTATCACTGAAGTCCCTTTAAACTCGGTCGCAACATCCTTAGTCGACTCACAACAAGATTCACTTTCAGCATGTTCATCAGCGCCTTGCCCATCTTTTGTTCGATTATCTGAAGCAGACTGAACAACGTCATTTTTAACCTGACTGCTGCTACAACAAGAACTTGCTTTCTCAGGTGCTGTGTTAACTGTAGCTTTTATCTTCTTACTGCTACAGCATGATGACGATGGCTGGCTGGAGTCTGTCTTTATTGGCGCCTCCGGATCATCACGTCCAACTAATAATCCAGCAACGATAGCACTAGCAACCGCTGCAATAGGCCTCACAATCGCCATAAATGGACCCAATAATACATAAGATACAGTCACTGAATCGACTCCTGTTTCAGGCGTTGATACCAAAAATGAAGTCGTCGCAGCTTTTGAAGCGCCTGAACGCCTTAAGCCAACCGCTGCAGGAATAACCCCGCATGAACATAATGGTAAAGGTGCACCTAATACAGCAGCCTTAACTATGGTCTTAAAACCACTGCCACCCAGTTGTTTCTCCATCCAAGCCATAGGGACAAACATTTTCAACATGCCCGCTAGGACTAACCCTAACAGCAGCCAAGGCGCTGAATCTAAAAATAAGTCTATAAAATTGGTAAATAACATCATGACCCCTTGCTCTGACAATTTTTTGTATACTGTAGCTCATCATGTTGATGCGCCTTATTTTCACACTTTATGCTATCTGTATTTGACTCTAACGCTTCTAAAATGGAGCAATGTTCAGCACTTTCAGGCCCTCCACAACATGCATCTGATAGCCGTTGCAATGACATTTTAAAATAATTTAGCTCAGAAATTTTTTCATTCACTTGCGTCAGCTTAACGTCCACAAGCCCCTTAACATCAGCGCAAGCCCAATTAGATTTATCCAGCTCAATAGACAGCAGTTCAGCAATTTCAGCCAAGGTAAAACCGACGGCTTTGGCTCTTAATATAAAACGTAAGCGCTCTGCATCCTTTTCATTATACAAACGATAACCTGCATCGCTACGTGACGATGGTGCCAGCAAACCATGTTTTTCATAAAATCTTAATGTGTCAGCTTTCACTTCAGATTGCTTAGCCAGCTCGCCAATTCTATACATCTATGCAGCCCTTACCTATGCTCGTAATGAGTCTTGTGTATAATAGAGTATAAACCTTAGAGTTAAATCTAAGGTCAAGGGATTTTAAGCATAATAAATATGGACCCATCATTTTTTCTATCAACGACATTGAACCATGGCTTGAAAAACAACCAAAGCCAGCCGCAAGGCTGACAATATAGTCTTTGTTCGCTCAGGCGTATTGTGATATCACATATAAAAAAAAAGCCTAAAGATTCATTATGCGTTAAAATACGCGCGCCAAACTTAAAAGTCACACGAACAAAAAGCGAGCATCAGGAACCTTTGGAAAACAGATTCTAGTATGACCAATACTGCATAACTCTGTTTTCCGAAAGCTCCTTAAAATAACTACTGGATACTGTACCCAAAATGAATAATGCCAGACCCATTCGTCGCGCTCTACTGAGTGTTTCAGATAAAACCGGGATCCTTGAGTTCGCCAAATCTCTACATGCTCAAGGCGTAGAACTTCTTTCTACAGGTGGTACCGCACGCCTTTTAGCGGATAATGGTGTACCTGTCATTGAAGTATCAGATCATACTGGACACCCTGAGATTATGGATGGCCGTGTTAAGACTCTTCACCCTAAAGTACATGGAGGGATTTTAGCACGTCGCGGTATCGATGAGCTTGTCATGGAACAAAACAATATCAAACCAATCGACTTAGTGGCGGTCAATCTATATCCATTTGCAGCAACCGTCGCTAAAGAAGGTTGCACCTTAGCTGATGCCATCGAGAATATCGACATCGGCGGCCCTACTATGGTTCGTTCAACCGCGAAGAACCACAAAGACACCACTATCATAGTGAACGTTAACGATTATGCACGCGTCATCGAAGAGATGAATGCGAATCAAGGTAGCACAACACTTGAAACACGTTTTGACTTAGCCATTGCAGCTTTTGAACACACAGCGGCCTATGATGGCATGATTGCAAATTACTTTGGTACTAAAGTCCCAGCCCACAGTAAAAATGAGTGCCACGAAAACTCTCAGTTCCCGCGAACTTACAACACTCAACTCGTCAAAAAGCAAGACTTACGTTATGGTGAAAACAGCCATCAGTCAGCCGCGTTTTATATTGACACAAACCTCGATGAAGCTTCTGTTGCCACTGCAGTTCAACTGCAAGGAAAAGCACTTTCTTACAATAATATCGCCGATACAGACTCTGCTCTCGAGTGTGTTAAAGAATTCAATGAGCCTGCATGTGTTATCGTAAAGCATGCAAATCCTTGTGGCGTGGCAACAGGATCGGACCTTCTTGTTGCCTATAACCGTGCTTTCCAAACAGACCCAACATCAGCTTTCGGTGGTATTATTGCCTTTAATGGTGAACTCGATGCCGCTACCGCAAGTGCAATCGTTGAACGTCAGTTTGTTGAAGTGATTATCGCTCCCAAAGTAAGCCAAGCCGCTCGTGATATTATCGCAACTAAAGCCAATGTGCGTTTACTCGAGTGTGGGCAGTGGAACACAAAAACCACCAGCCTAGATTACAAACGTGTAAACGGTGGCTTATTACTTCAAGATAGAGATCAAGGTATGGTCAACGTCAATGATGTAACTATTGTCTCCAAACGCCAACCTACAGCCGCTGAAATGACAGATCTTATCTTTTGTTGGAAAGTGGCTAAATTCGTTAAATCTAACGCCATTGTTTATGCTAAAAATAGCATGACTATCGGTGTTGGTGCAGGCCAAATGAGTCGAGTATACAGCGCAAAGGTTGCCGGCATAAAAGCAACTGATGAAGGACTTGAAGTGCAAGATTCTGTGATGGCATCTGACGCATTTTTCCCATTCCGTGATGGTATCGATGCTGCTGCCGCTGCTGGAATTAGCTGTATTATTCAGCCTGGTGGTTCGATTCGTGATGAAGAAATCATTGCAGCAGCGGATGAGCACGGCATGGCCATGGTATTTACTGGTATGCGCCATTTCCGTCATTAATACCAGTACTCCCGGTGATCGTAATAAGAGAACACAATAAACTTATTTCCGAAATATAAGAAAAAGTTTAATTCAACATTTAACCCTTAATATTATTAAGGGTTTTGCCATTTTTAAAGAGAGATATTTAGCTATGAATGTACTTATTATTGGTGGTGGCGGTCGTGAACATGCATTAGCATGGAAAGCAGCACAATCAGAAAAAGTCGAAAAAGTCTTTGTAGCACCCGGAAATGCGGGGACTGAACTTGAGCCTAAATTGGAAAATATCGCGATTAATGTCGAGGATATCACCTCTCTGGTCGCCTTCGCGGAGCAATCTAACATTGAAATCACCATCGTCGGCCCTGAAGTACCATTAGCCCTCGGTGTTGTCGATGCTTTCCATGAAGCTGGGTTACCCATTTTTGGTCCTACGCAAGGGGCTGCTCAACTGGAATCATCTAAAGCTTTCACCAAAGATTTCTTAGCGCGCCATCATATCCCAACTGCAGCATATTCAAATTTCACTGAAATTGACTCTGCTAAAGCCTACATCATAGAAATGACTGAGGTGACGGGTTTCCCTATTGTCATTAAAGCCGATGGTTTAGCTGCGGGTAAAGGTGTCATCATCGCAGCAGATCAAGCTCAAGCCGATGCGGCAGTGGAAGACATGTTAGCTGGCAATAAATTTGGCGAAGCTGGTTCACGTGTCGTCATCGAAGAGTTTCTAAAAGGTGAAGAAGCCAGCTTTATCGTAATGGTAGATGGTAAAAATATTCTCGCTATGGCCACCAGCCAAGATCATAAAGCTCGAGATAATGGTGATAATGGTCCTAACACTGGTGGCATGGGCGCCTACTCACCAGCCCCCGTCGTGACTCAAGCCGTACATGATTGGACAATCAATAACGTGATCCGTCCAACTGTTGATGGAATGGCTGCCGAAGGTAATGTTTATACCGGTTTTCTCTATGCAGGTCTAATGATTGCTCCTGACGGCAGTGCTAAAGTGCTGGAATACAATTGCCGCTTCGGCGATCCCGAAACGCAGCCCATTATGATGCGACTTCAATCTGACATTGTAGAGCTGTGCCTTGCTGCCACTCGTGGTGAACTCAATAATGTCACAGCGCAATTCGATAGCCGAGCAGCTGTCGGAGTGGTATTAGCCGCAGGAGGGTATCCTGAAGCCTATCGCAAGCACGATGTGATAGAGGGGGTAGATTTAGGAAATCATAACGCAAAAGTATTCCATGCAGGCACCACGATGAAAGAAGGTAAAGTCGTGACTAACGGAGGTCGTGTACTCTGTGCTACAGCCCTTGGTAATACTGTGACAGAAGCACAAAAGTCTGCTTACGAGCTGGTTGATAAAATCCATTGGGATGATGTGTATTTTCGTACCGATATCGCTTACAGAGCAATGTCACGAGAAAGTTAATGACATCCTTTAAGTTACCCCAAAAACCGGTCTTGACCGGTTTTTTTATGCCTAAATTTAAATACGAAACCCAATATCATATACCGACTCAATAAAATACATGCAAAAAAATATACGTTGCCTATACTTTTAGACTGTAACAACTTAAATTAAATGTTATTTACACTTAAAGCTGTAATTGGTTAATTTTAATAGGAATTAAAATGAAAAAGATATTATTAGTGCTATTATCAGCCTTCACTTTAATGATTAGCGCTGTCACTATCGCAGCAGATAAATCTCCAGAAACCATTGAAGGTGCGACCACAGTCGACACAGTAAAAGCCAAAGAATTATTTGATCAAAGTGTGTTATTCGTTGACATGCGTAGCAGTAAAGATTGGGATTCTGGCCGTATTCCTGATGCAGAATACTTAGAACTCAAAACAAAATTTACCGAAGCAAACCTTTCAGCAGAACTAGGTAAAGATGAGCCTGTGGTCATGTATTGCAATGGCCATAATTGCTTACGCAGCTCTAAAGCAGCAGCACAGGCCGTTAGCTGGGGGTTTACGAAAGTTTATTACTATCGTGATGGATATCCTGCATGGAAAGCCGCTGGTTACCCAACTGAATAACCCTCATATATCCATCAAATAAAGGCAAACAACATGACACTCAGATTTCGTATGACCTTAGTGTCAATTGTATCTACTCTACTGGTTGCGCTATCACTTGCTTTCATTAATTACATGTCTCAAGCGCAAATAGAACAACGATTTAAATCTGCTATCAATACTGGACAAGCAGTGCTGTGGAAAAAAATAGTGGCGAGTAATGTCGACAGCATGTCTACTGGCTCTAGTGGTCTAACAAGAGATAGTGCCACTCGTAAAGCCATTAAAAAGGGCAATATAAAATCCTTGCAAGAGAATGTTAACACTACCTATAATTTGCTTCAAGCTCAGCATATTCTAACCAAATTACAGATAACTGATTTAGATGCAAATATTTTAGCTTCCTTACCTAATGTTCAAACAGGTAATACACAAAAGCAGCTAGTTAAAGACGCTATCGAGGAAGGTAAAATAAAAGGAGGTGTTGAAGTTGATGATAATGGAGATCTTATTATCTCATTTTCATTTCCGCTTTACATGCGGGGCAAAACAATCGGTGCAGCTATTTTTGGAAAATCTCTCAATGATGCATTAGATGATTTCAAACGTAATATTAATGCTGATGTTGCCGTATATAATACAGCGGGGGACTCGATTTATTCCAGTGACGCCACTTTGTTTAAAGACATTGATCTCGTTCGCCCTTTATTAACTGAAAGTGATGTTATTGTATTAAAACATAACGGTATTGTTTATTCTGTCGCTATGCAACCTATCTATGATGCATTCAATAAGCCTGTCGCACAGATCGTTAGCATGAAAGATTATACCCAAAGCTATGAAGCACAAAAACAATTTGAATTCGTGTCATACTTTTCGGTATTTATCGTTATTTGCTCTGCAGTGATTGCATTATATTTTTACATGAACCACTCTCTAAAGCCCCTAGAAAACTTAGTCGTGTCATTAAATCACATTGCGCTTGGCCAATTAAGCGAAGATATTGATATTACATCTAACGATGAATTAGGTCAGTTGCAACAAGCAATGCAAGCCATGGTTGTACAATTACGCAGCATGATGCAAGAAATTAATGGCGTCACGAATATGTTATACAAGTCAGCTCACGAAATGGCTGAAATTACAGATGAAGCACAAAAAAGCACCCTAAAACAACAAGCCGAAACAGACATTGTCGCAGCAGCAATGAATGAAATGACCTCGAATGTACAAAATGTCGCAGAA is a window of Shewanella sp. VB17 DNA encoding:
- a CDS encoding type II secretion system F family protein, with amino-acid sequence MATVIATKKSKKIKSAVKAQPKIYTFEWKGLNRDGKKTSGELRGENAAVIKNQLKSQGVSPKSVKKKAVSLLKFGEPKVTAMDIAMVTRQIATMLQAGVPLVTTIEMLGRGHEKNKMRELLGTILSEVESGIPLSNALRSHRQFFDDLYVDLVAAGEHSGSLDAVFERVAMYKEKAEALKSKIKKAMFYPAAVVIVAVGVTTLLLLFVVPQFQDIFAGFGAELPAFTQLVINISEGLQSSWYIFAVAIIISVFLFRRAHLHSQSFRDRVDAFVLKIPAIGPILHKAAMARFARTLATTFAAGVPLIDGLESSAGASGNAIYRNALLKVKSEVTSGMQMNVAMRTTGLFPDMLIQMVMIGEESGSLDNMLNKVANIYEMQVDDAVDGLSSLIEPIMMVVIGTLVGGLIVAMYLPIFQMGKIIS
- a CDS encoding A24 family peptidase, translating into MSEFISTMSHNMWLFAIISFIFAAIIGSFLNVVIHRLPVMMKREWQQECNHYLDEYHKDIISPIMPKLEQAIDGYPEKYNIVIPYSSCPTCHTHIKPWHNIPILGWLILKGKCAACHTHISARYPIIELLSGLVISFLALHFGPTIEFALSATLTFGLIILTGIDLDEMLLPDQITLPLLWLGLIINVNHVFSSPMDAVIGAAAGYISLWSVFWAFKLLTGKEGMGHGDFKLLAVFGAWLGWQILPIIVLLSSLVGAIVGIGLILTKKITRSNPIPFGPYLAVAGWVAMIWGTSINTWYLSMF
- the zapD gene encoding cell division protein ZapD; translated protein: MTELIYEQPLNEKTRNFLRLDYLSQQLQTNVEQDHQHRCFYPLFSLCELTERCDYRGEVLQDLEKQIAILFHWQTLPHIDKQQIDAYLTRLITAKEQLQACERPGAKLKQDRFLTALRQRFNMPGACCNFDLPQLHYWLAKPWHIRQQEYLLWVDDLNTLLTPIKILLELTRQATQYYDTIAQAGFFQGNSNQALSMVRVKIDSGQGCYPTISGHKNRFAIHFVQFEQQKHSDQTIQFQLATCT
- the coaE gene encoding dephospho-CoA kinase (Dephospho-CoA kinase (CoaE) performs the final step in coenzyme A biosynthesis.), encoding MANIIVGLTGGIGSGKTTVANIFAELDIDLVDADIVAREVVAVGTEGLARIAEHFGDEILNPDASLNRAKLRERIFSEPENLKWLNALLHPIIRTEMCRQLDSTHSPYSILIAPLLFENGLDKLVSRTVLVDISPEQQRNRTVLRDSVPAHQVQSIIDSQASRKDKLSKADDIIDNNGDESALRSKVMALHNHYLTLS
- a CDS encoding type IV pilin protein produces the protein MKSFTLNNTKGFTLIELMIVVAIIGILAAVALPAYRDYTGSAHGGAAMKGLGAFTSKAVTCVQSGVACASIASDITTVTALSSTATFAEGVGGSITFDEGSCAVTAAILATGAVSFTAATSGSGATTVQCQDGAGI
- the pilB gene encoding type IV-A pilus assembly ATPase PilB, giving the protein MPTAGLHLGLSTFFIRQNLLTEEQIASAIAKSNQGKQPLVSAIISEKLLSAREIAELCYEEYGTPLLDLDEFDIASIPEDFLNKKLIEKHKCLPLFKRGPRLYIGTSDPTNITALEDFQFSAGMHAEAILVEDDKLTHALEKVLEEDISALDLEGIDENALAGIEVEDTSKRDDNQAGEGSDDAPIVIYINKILTDAIRKGASDLHFEPYEKRYRIRFRVDGILHEVSEPPINLSGRISARLKVMSKLDIAERRVPQDGRIKMKLSRTKSIDFRVSTLPTIWGEKIVMRILDSSSAQLGIEKLGYEDEQRKLYEEMLAKPQGMILVTGPTGSGKTVSLYTGLNILNTEERNISTAEDPVEINLEGVNQVHINLKAGLTFPAALRSFLRQDPDVVMVGEIRDLETAEIAIKAAQTGHLVLSTLHTNSAAETLTRLINMGVPGYNIASSVNLIIAQRLARRLCPECKQTEDVPKHELTKLGFSQVNIDEGITTYKPMGCELCSGGYKGRVGIYEVMKMSDEIARTIMEGGNSLQIATQAKEQGMKDLRSSGLLKVIQGVTSIAEINRVTSFET